GTTGCTGCTGCGGATGGCCGTAACCGGCCGGTGGCCGCTGCTGGGGCTGTTGCTGCGGGGGCCGCTGCTGCGGACGGGCGACCTGCCGCTGGGGGCGGCGGCGCAGCGGGTCCTGGTTGGGGTCGAGGTACTGGACCTGCGTCTGTTCGTTGCGGTCCCGGGCGGCGCGCAGCTGGTTCTGCCAGGGGTGCGGGTCCTCGGGTCCGCCGGGCTCGCCGGGCTGCTGTCCGGGCTGGCCGGGCGCGCCGCGGTTCGGCAGTACGGCGGTGGGGTCGGCGGCGCCCGCGGGGCCGCCGGTGTGGGGCAGGACGCTGGTCGCGGCGTTCGGGTCGCCCGCGCTGAAGTCGTAGGCGTTCGGGTCGTACGCGCCCGCGCCGTGCTGCAGCACCTGCGTCGGGTCGGCGGCGCCGGGGACGCCCGGTACGGCCGTGGGGGCCGGGTCCGGGGCCAGCAGTGCACCGACGCCCTCCGCCGCGGCGATCTGCGCGGAGTTCGCGTGCACGCCGATGCCCTCGGCGACTACACGCAGCCCGCGTGCGAGGTTCTCGGCGCTGGGCCGTTCGTCCGGGTTCTTGCTCAGACAGCGCTCGATGATCGTCCACAGGGGGTCGGGAACCGTGGACGGACGGCGCGGTTCGGCGCTCAGGTGCTGGTGCAGGACCTCGAGGGCCGAGCCGCCGGAGAACGGCGGGCGGCCGGTGACCAGCTCGTACAGCAGGATGCCGGCGCCGTAGATGTCGACGGCGGAGGTCTGCGGGCGGCCCTCGGCGGACTCGGGCGCGATGTACGCGGGCGTGCCGACGAACTCGTGCGTGCGCGTCAGGCCCGGGGAGTCGGCGAGCCGCGCGATGCCGAAGTCGGTCAGCATCGGGTGCATCTCGCCGCCGTTCTGCCGCAGCAGGACGTTGGCCGGCTTCAGGTCGCGGTGGACGACGCCGTCGGCGTGGCTGGCGGCGAGCGCGTCGGCGATCTGCGCGGTGAGCAGCGCGGCGCCGACGGGCGTGAAGGGCCCGTTCTCGCGCAGGTAGCGGTGCAGGTCGGGGCCCTCGACGAGGTCCATGACCAGCGCCAGCAGATCGCCCTCGACGACCAGGTCGCGGACCCGGAC
The nucleotide sequence above comes from Streptomyces sp. NL15-2K. Encoded proteins:
- a CDS encoding serine/threonine-protein kinase; translation: MRPVGSKYLLEEPLGRGATGTVWRARQRETAGAEAAVPGQPGETVAIKVLKEELANDADVVMRFLRERSVLLRLTHPNIVRVRDLVVEGDLLALVMDLVEGPDLHRYLRENGPFTPVGAALLTAQIADALAASHADGVVHRDLKPANVLLRQNGGEMHPMLTDFGIARLADSPGLTRTHEFVGTPAYIAPESAEGRPQTSAVDIYGAGILLYELVTGRPPFSGGSALEVLHQHLSAEPRRPSTVPDPLWTIIERCLSKNPDERPSAENLARGLRVVAEGIGVHANSAQIAAAEGVGALLAPDPAPTAVPGVPGAADPTQVLQHGAGAYDPNAYDFSAGDPNAATSVLPHTGGPAGAADPTAVLPNRGAPGQPGQQPGEPGGPEDPHPWQNQLRAARDRNEQTQVQYLDPNQDPLRRRPQRQVARPQQRPPQQQPQQRPPAGYGHPQQQQPQQYAPQQQPRQQPQPQRYAPPPQPEPQRPVREPRQPRQRSANPMKIPGLGCLKGCLFTIVILFVAGWLVWELSPLQDWIGTGKGYWEQLSDWFTTATGWIEDLGGGSSGQ